The genome window GGATCTGAAACTCCTGAGCTAACTAATCTTTGGGCGTTTAGAATTATTTGCAGAGTCAGTCCGAGCCAAGGGGGACACGAGGAGGAACCAGGGCTAATCTGTAACTAAATTATCTCCTCTGCACACACCAACAGCGGCTCTGCCTCGTCCCGACGGAACAAAGTTCAGTTTCGTTTTTGATCATTTCCCAGCTGCTTTTATTTAACCCCTTGCGAGCCGAGGCCGCATCCCATGAATGACCCacccgagccccctccccaaacccctccggCCACCGGGACCGGCGGCACCGGGCTCTGCAACGGAGAGGACGGAGGGATCGCGGTCTCCTGCCCGGATTGTCGGCGGACACACACCTTGAAAGGCGAGCTCGTGTTTCTGCATGACGCCGTCTCCGATCCTCCGCAGCGTCTCCAGCGACTTCTCCATCACCGCATCCCCCGCCGCGCCGGGCCGCCCGGGACCACCCAGGAGCCCCGGGAAAAGCTTCTTAGCGCTGGGCTGCGCCTCGCCCGCCACCTCCCGGAGGTAGCGGCTGATGAGCTCCAGCGAGTCCTGGCGGAGCCCgtccgggggtcccgggggggtcccggggagcgaatccccggcggggccgcgctcGGGCTCGGGCTCGCACCCGTCCAGCTCCTGCTCGGGGCGCCACAGAGCCGCGCCGCAGCCAATCAGCGCGCGGGGCGCCGCGCCTCGGCCAATCAGCGCGCGGGGGGGGTCGGCGCGGCCGGCGGCGGCCCCGGAGCGCTCGCGGGGCGGCTCCgctgaggcggcggcggcggccgcgggctCCGGGCGCTCCCCCGGCCcgccggggctcagcgccgggGAGCCGCCGCAGTACAGGTTGAAGCCGATGACGGCTTTCGGCTTCACGGAGAACATGGCGCCCGGTGCGAGCGGCCGGCGGCGTGCGGGCGGGACCGGCGCTGCCGGTTTATATAACCGGCGGCGGTGACGCCaaggggcggggcgggggcgggacCGGGACCGGCCCCTTTTCCACCTCCGCTTCCGCTCCTCCGGCTGAAAAAACCGGGGAGTGACCGCCCCCTCCGACCCCCGACCCCGGTACACCCGGCCCGGTGGCTGCGGCTCTTCCCGGTACCGGGCAGCAGCTCCGGGCCGGGACCTCCCCCCTCATCCCTCCGAGCGCAGCGGGGGCCGGGACACCCCGAGGCAAAGcccccccagcagcagggaccatcctcatcatcctcctcatcatcctcatcttcatcatcctcaccatcctcattATCCTCATCCTCgccatcctcctcatcctcctcatcctcctcatcctcatcttcatcatcttcaccatcctcaccatcctcatcctcaccatcctcatcatcctcaccatcctcatcatcctcatcttcatcatcctcaccatcctcaccatcctcatcctcaccatcctcatcatcctcaccatcctcattatcctcatcctcaccatcctcctcatcctcctcatcctcctcatcctcacagcCGTGTGTGTCCGCTGCCCTGCCCCATCCGGGGTTTCGCTCACGGTTCCGCAGCACCGAGCATCCCCCGCGGGACCCCGGAGCGGGGCTGAGCGTGCGGGGAGCCAGCACGGCCTCgctgcaggcacagaaagggggCTGGAGGTGGGGAGAGTGACCCAGCCCTGTGGGATTGCTCCAGGATGAAGGGTCTGGAGGTGGGGAGAGTGACCCAGCCCGGTGAGATTGCTCCAGGATGAGGGGTCTGGAGGTGGGGAGAGTGACCCAGCCCGGTGAGATTGCTCCAGAAAAGGGGGCTGGAGGTGGGGAGTGTGACCCAGCCTGGTGAGATTGCTCCAGAAAAGGGGGCTGGAGGTGGGGAGTGTGACCCAGCCTGGTGAGATTGCTCCAGAAAAGGGGGCTGGAGGTGGGGAGTGTGACCCAGCCTGGTGAGATTGCTCCAGGATGAGGGGTGATGGTTTTATGCTAAAACTGAGTAGATTTAGACTGTAAAAGTGAGTAGAtacagggaagaaattttttattatGCAGGTTATAagacactgaaacaggttgcccagaggcAGATGTCCCATCCCTTGAAACATTCCAaggcaggaaggacagagcccttgagcagcctgatctagtGAAGAtatccctgctcattgcaggagTAGATGGCCTTTAAGAGAAACTTCCAAgccaaactattccatgattctaagGAATCCCACCTGGATCTGCTTGAAGCCCATTCTGACCTTGGCTCTCTTGTCTGGATGTTTGTGGGGAGCTGCCCCATTCTTTCCAGCCCTTGCTGCGTTGTCCCACATCTCCCCCAGGACTGAAATCTGCTGTACCCAGCTCAGAGAGGTCACCGAGCAGGGCAGGACCTGGCtgggtcaccctggggtcactctCGGCATCTTTGGGGCATTGGGTGTCAATTTTTTGTCTCCCTTGGCCACAGGCCCCTCCTTCACCCCTGGGACTGTGCAAGATGCCCTCAAAATCTGCCCTGTTTTGGGGAAAGCTTGGCCAGGGAAGAAGCCTCAGGGGTTTGTGCAGGTGGATCAGACCCTCCAAGGACAGGGAAACACTGTGGGTTTGCCCTGGGGCACTGAGGAAGGATGGGAGGTCTCCAACACCCCTTTGTTGGACCCatttccagggctctgctccatccccacctcccaGAAAATCCAGGATGGAGAGGAGGGGGCAAAGGCTCTGctgtcctgcagggctgggccaTTCCTATCTGAGAGCCAGTGACCAGTGCAGCTCAGCAGCCTCAGAGCCCTTTGATGGCTCCCAAGACACTGGAAATTGGGGTCTGGAGCCCCTGAAATCACCGTTACCCCCCAAAAGCATTTCCCAGAGTGGTGCTGGGACCTCTCTGTGCCACCAAATGCCACCAAAGTGGAGCTGTGGTGACCCCAGCCCCCGTTACCCAGAGGCATCACCAAACTGGGATGTGATGGGAGTGAGACACTGGGACAGGGCCACAGGactggggtctggggtctggggtctgctttcccctcccagcacaggcagggtgGGCTCTGTGCTGAACCCCCAGCACCAAAAGGGACCCAGGGAAgtcctgcccttcccagccgTGGGGTCTCAGGGGCAGGAGGTCCCGGTGCCTCGGGGTTCAGGCAGGGTGGGGAGcagaaaaggcagaatttgAGAGCACAGCTCCTCCCCCGGGGTCTGTCAgctccagggagctgctgagagTTGCCACCTCCCTGGTCAGCATTTTTGGGGACAAACTGTGATGAATCCAAGCCTCTGTCCCCTTACTGAGCATCTCTGGCTCTGCTTGGAGCAGTGGAGGAGGCTGTGGCGAGCACAGGGCCCCATCCCGATGCCCTGGAGCTCTCGTGTCCCAGATCCAGCAAAACCAGGGAGCTGCATCCCCCTGGGGGTCCCTTCACccccctcctccagctcctgtccccactgccacccccCAAACC of Poecile atricapillus isolate bPoeAtr1 chromosome 33, bPoeAtr1.hap1, whole genome shotgun sequence contains these proteins:
- the MCL1 gene encoding induced myeloid leukemia cell differentiation protein Mcl-1, encoding MFSVKPKAVIGFNLYCGGSPALSPGGPGERPEPAAAAAASAEPPRERSGAAAGRADPPRALIGRGAAPRALIGCGAALWRPEQELDGCEPEPERGPAGDSLPGTPPGPPDGLRQDSLELISRYLREVAGEAQPSAKKLFPGLLGGPGRPGAAGDAVMEKSLETLRRIGDGVMQKHELAFQGMLRKLEIQQEEDLQSVVEVAAHLFSDGVTNWGRVVTLIAFGAFVAKHLKSIKQEQSISSLAGIITDALVSSKREWLESQGGWEGFVDFFRVEDLEGSIRNVLMAFAGVAGLGAGLAYMIR